In Apium graveolens cultivar Ventura chromosome 10, ASM990537v1, whole genome shotgun sequence, the following are encoded in one genomic region:
- the LOC141688872 gene encoding NADH dehydrogenase [ubiquinone] 1 beta subcomplex subunit 7: MEEVKLGSSKKMIATQQEMVDAKVPIPYRDQCAHLLIPLNKCRQSEFYLPWKCENERHSYEKCEYELVMERMLQMQKIKQNQELKKSGGVPLIPNPAGAS; this comes from the coding sequence ATGGAGGAAGTAAAACTGGGATCATCAAAGAAGATGATAGCAACCCAACAAGAAATGGTTGATGCAAAAGTCCCAATCCCTTACAGAGACCAGTGTGCCCATCTTCTCATTCCTCTCAACAAGTGTCGTCAATCTGAGTTTTATCTTCCTTGGAAATGTGAGAATGAGCGTCATTCTTATGAGAAGTGTGAGTATGAGCTTGTTATGGAGAGGATGCTTCAGATGCAAAAGATTAAACAGAATCAGGAGCTGAAGAAGTCTGGTGGGGTTCCTCTTATTCCCAATCCCGCTGGTGCTTCTTGA